In a genomic window of Roseiflexus castenholzii DSM 13941:
- the phoU gene encoding phosphate signaling complex protein PhoU has protein sequence MVSLSESETAMRDHYIKQLQAVHDDLLRMGSRVEHQLADAIKALDRLDIVLAREVVARDREIDAARNAIDERVFELIAMQQPVATDLRSLLAAVAIAGELERAADYAKGIAKKVERSLHTPAIIEAPIELHRLGTLVQNMLHTCLDAFVQLDVALARSLGERDHEIDALEDRVVEMLKDIACRDPNKLDCALLLIDTAHVLERLADRTTNIAERVIFIATAKAEEINP, from the coding sequence GTGGTATCTCTTTCAGAAAGTGAGACGGCAATGCGGGATCATTACATCAAACAGTTACAAGCGGTGCATGACGATCTGCTCCGCATGGGCAGCCGCGTCGAACATCAACTTGCCGACGCCATCAAAGCGCTGGATCGCCTGGACATCGTGCTGGCACGCGAGGTGGTCGCGCGGGATCGCGAGATCGATGCCGCGCGCAATGCTATCGATGAGCGCGTCTTTGAATTGATCGCCATGCAGCAACCGGTCGCCACCGATCTGCGCAGCCTGCTGGCAGCCGTCGCCATTGCGGGTGAACTGGAACGCGCCGCCGATTACGCCAAAGGGATCGCCAAAAAGGTTGAGCGCAGTTTGCACACGCCGGCGATCATCGAGGCGCCAATCGAACTCCATCGTCTGGGCACACTGGTGCAAAATATGCTGCACACCTGCCTGGATGCGTTTGTGCAACTCGATGTGGCGCTGGCGCGCTCGCTCGGCGAGCGGGATCATGAGATCGACGCGCTGGAGGACCGGGTCGTCGAGATGCTGAAAGACATTGCGTGCCGGGATCCAAATAAACTCGATTGCGCACTACTCCTGATCGACACCGCTCATGTGCTCGAACGTCTCGCCGACCGAACAACCAATATCGCCGAACGGGTCATTTTCATCGCCACCGCAAAGGCGGAGGAAATCAACCCATGA
- a CDS encoding acylphosphatase: MDMARAHVFISGRVQGVNFRASARTYAREIGVSGWVRNLEDGRVEAVFEGARPAVQRMVSWCYSGPAHARVDAVDVHWEKPTGEEREFSIIW, encoded by the coding sequence ATCGATATGGCTCGTGCACATGTGTTCATTTCGGGCCGCGTGCAGGGGGTCAATTTTCGCGCCAGCGCCCGCACCTACGCTCGCGAAATCGGCGTCTCCGGTTGGGTGCGAAACCTGGAGGATGGACGGGTCGAGGCGGTCTTTGAGGGCGCGCGTCCGGCAGTGCAGCGGATGGTCAGCTGGTGCTATAGCGGTCCGGCGCACGCCCGCGTCGATGCGGTTGATGTGCATTGGGAGAAGCCAACCGGCGAAGAACGTGAGTTTTCGATCATCTGGTGA
- a CDS encoding LLM class flavin-dependent oxidoreductase, with the protein MTLPVGFCLGTFGVSYAELRAAACLLDDLRFDSVWLWDHYVSWNDPRESVIEGLTALAALAEATQRIRLGPLVANNLNRHPGRLAKIAATLQEIAQGRFELGIGGGGWRPEQEAFGIDQGTVDERTERVAEAVQVIRLLWSGEPVTFHGRYYRLTNATVAPPPQPPPPIIVGARGVRLCRIAGRFADGLNVQWRDYGRLNEQLAALDEGLSESGRTRAGFDLSIHADWRDLHPDPVAALDRWQALGFTRTIVYVAAPFPDDDFRRLAQTLHLTR; encoded by the coding sequence ATGACGCTTCCTGTTGGCTTCTGTCTGGGGACATTCGGCGTTTCTTACGCTGAATTGCGCGCTGCTGCATGCCTGCTCGACGACCTGCGGTTTGACTCTGTCTGGTTGTGGGATCACTATGTTTCCTGGAACGATCCGCGCGAGTCGGTCATCGAAGGGCTGACGGCATTAGCCGCGCTTGCCGAAGCGACGCAACGCATCCGTTTGGGTCCGCTGGTAGCGAACAATCTCAACCGCCATCCGGGGCGGTTGGCGAAGATTGCCGCGACTTTGCAGGAGATCGCGCAGGGACGATTCGAACTGGGGATTGGGGGTGGTGGTTGGCGACCGGAGCAGGAAGCGTTTGGGATCGATCAGGGAACGGTGGACGAACGAACGGAGCGCGTCGCCGAGGCAGTGCAGGTGATCCGGTTGCTCTGGAGCGGCGAGCCGGTCACCTTTCACGGACGTTACTACCGGCTGACGAACGCGACTGTCGCGCCGCCGCCGCAACCGCCCCCGCCGATCATCGTTGGGGCGCGTGGCGTGCGACTCTGCCGTATCGCGGGACGGTTTGCCGACGGTTTGAACGTACAATGGCGCGATTATGGGCGCCTGAACGAGCAACTTGCAGCGCTCGACGAAGGGCTGTCGGAGTCAGGTCGAACCCGCGCCGGGTTCGACCTGTCGATACACGCCGACTGGCGCGACCTGCATCCCGATCCGGTCGCTGCGCTGGATCGGTGGCAGGCGTTGGGGTTCACGCGCACCATCGTGTACGTTGCCGCGCCCTTTCCGGACGATGATTTCCGTCGCCTGGCGCAGACGCTGCATCTCACCAGATGA
- a CDS encoding DUF7919 family protein, which translates to MYIADLSTSTYSLQPPKGYSVLSIGWLDELYPFPHGPTPPEFQERLREHCTRGVHAPMMGIHECQFCGNWCVGVQCGNTWVMTNSGEIWIPDGDIIYAAPVMIYHYVTDHEYRPPDVFIGAVMRCPLPYEEKYQAFMRSIGMRTYDWTHPS; encoded by the coding sequence ATGTACATCGCCGATCTGAGCACAAGCACATACTCTCTCCAGCCCCCAAAGGGATACTCTGTCCTATCGATTGGCTGGCTCGATGAACTCTACCCTTTTCCTCATGGTCCCACGCCGCCTGAGTTCCAGGAACGTCTCCGCGAACACTGCACCCGGGGAGTCCACGCACCGATGATGGGCATTCACGAATGTCAGTTCTGCGGAAATTGGTGTGTCGGAGTACAGTGCGGCAACACGTGGGTGATGACGAATAGCGGCGAAATCTGGATTCCTGACGGGGACATCATATATGCTGCGCCGGTCATGATTTACCATTACGTCACCGACCACGAATACCGTCCGCCGGATGTCTTTATTGGTGCAGTCATGCGTTGCCCACTCCCATACGAGGAGAAGTATCAGGCATTTATGCGATCTATTGGCATGAGGACATATGATTGGACGCACCCCTCCTGA
- a CDS encoding transglutaminase domain-containing protein: MSSSVTTIPNETPSHSWFSRLELGALALPFLLAVAITWSVARSLEVANWADGVTMLTGIALAALLVGTLFARIAWLHPWLAHPLALLPGMVFVIEQISPIVRAQATAEFGAAKAQRLDTWGDVAVDVALRALIWLRTLQAGGRGEDIVLFVLILALIIWGMGYVTGWLIFRHQRAWIAVALQASIILINYAYAWPKPTGLFFVFLIAALLLIAYQHIDRHQRFWRSTRVEFPDFLPARVLLASFLILLFLLIATAFLPNQPDNEYLARLWRTIRAPITALREEWQEAFSTINAPPGSTGAFLTRNARVGGPRQLGTALVMTVRSAEYSYWRAAAFDRYTGRMWQNMVGERARAALGVATAEAARTPLPPGDRLEQPELRGRTLVTTTIELAQTRTDGLVMVGGALASTSLPVLIQHGYLSISGEVLPNFTETATVVTDAPLEATQVYTVATYLSTVDERSLRESGTTYPEWVRVAYLQLPDTLPLRVRELAASIVRDAGAVTPYDKALAIQAYLRALPYNDQRPVPPEDRDWVDWFLFDAPGGYCDDFTSAMVVLLRAEGVPARWVQGYAGGELDPDRRVYLVRENVAHSWPEVYFPGYGWQRFEPTPAPYASVPVRPAFPPADEAERPGVTSGLGSALSDPEAMLREMIERNTGPAIGDESALQREIEARRAQERLRLTAIVGGTLTLILALVGVLLLWLRWDVRGLSPAAAAYARLTRLAGWAGITAPSDATPYEYAALIRERIPHQAYVIDRIVGDFVAERYHFAHKASAPLPAEDWRALRRALLALLIGRVGAAIRPSAISAPSRTRRRMPPAQQRSLRRLQ; this comes from the coding sequence ATGAGTTCTTCTGTTACAACTATTCCAAACGAGACTCCATCCCATTCCTGGTTTTCCCGACTCGAATTGGGGGCGCTTGCGTTGCCGTTTCTGCTGGCAGTCGCCATAACGTGGAGCGTGGCGCGGAGTCTGGAGGTTGCAAACTGGGCGGATGGGGTCACTATGCTGACCGGCATCGCACTGGCAGCCCTTTTGGTCGGCACGCTCTTTGCGCGGATCGCCTGGTTGCATCCCTGGCTGGCGCATCCGCTAGCGTTGCTGCCTGGAATGGTGTTCGTCATCGAGCAGATCAGCCCAATCGTCCGCGCACAAGCGACGGCTGAGTTTGGCGCGGCAAAGGCGCAGCGCCTGGACACCTGGGGCGATGTCGCCGTAGACGTGGCGCTGCGTGCGCTCATCTGGCTGCGCACACTCCAGGCAGGCGGGCGCGGTGAGGATATTGTCCTCTTTGTCCTGATCCTGGCACTGATCATCTGGGGAATGGGGTATGTGACCGGATGGCTCATCTTTCGCCATCAGCGCGCCTGGATTGCCGTTGCGTTGCAGGCAAGCATTATTCTGATCAATTACGCCTATGCCTGGCCCAAGCCCACCGGATTGTTCTTTGTTTTTTTGATCGCAGCGCTGTTGCTGATCGCCTACCAGCATATCGACCGTCATCAGCGCTTCTGGCGATCCACGCGCGTCGAGTTCCCCGACTTTCTGCCGGCGCGCGTTCTGCTGGCGTCGTTTCTGATCCTCCTGTTTCTCCTGATTGCCACTGCATTTCTTCCGAATCAGCCGGACAACGAATATCTGGCGCGTCTCTGGCGCACCATTCGCGCGCCGATCACGGCGCTGCGCGAGGAGTGGCAGGAAGCGTTCAGTACGATCAATGCGCCGCCGGGATCGACCGGCGCGTTTCTGACCCGTAATGCGCGGGTTGGCGGTCCCCGTCAGTTGGGCACGGCACTGGTGATGACCGTGCGATCTGCTGAGTACAGTTACTGGCGCGCTGCGGCGTTCGATCGCTATACCGGTCGCATGTGGCAGAACATGGTCGGTGAGCGCGCGCGCGCGGCGCTGGGAGTTGCGACGGCGGAAGCGGCACGGACGCCGCTTCCCCCCGGCGATCGGCTTGAACAGCCTGAACTGCGTGGCCGCACTCTGGTGACGACAACAATCGAACTGGCGCAGACGCGCACCGATGGGTTGGTGATGGTTGGTGGCGCGCTGGCGTCCACCAGTCTGCCGGTGCTGATCCAGCATGGGTACCTGTCAATATCCGGCGAAGTGTTGCCGAACTTTACCGAAACCGCCACGGTCGTCACCGATGCGCCGCTCGAGGCGACGCAGGTGTATACGGTCGCCACGTACCTTTCCACCGTCGATGAGCGGAGCCTGCGCGAAAGCGGAACCACATACCCGGAATGGGTGCGTGTGGCGTACCTCCAGCTGCCCGACACACTGCCGCTGCGGGTGCGCGAACTGGCGGCTTCCATCGTTCGTGACGCTGGCGCGGTGACGCCCTACGATAAGGCGCTGGCAATCCAGGCGTATCTGCGCGCGCTGCCGTACAACGATCAGCGCCCGGTCCCGCCAGAAGATCGTGATTGGGTCGATTGGTTCCTCTTCGATGCGCCGGGGGGTTACTGCGACGATTTCACATCAGCAATGGTGGTGTTGCTGCGCGCCGAGGGCGTTCCGGCGCGCTGGGTGCAGGGGTATGCCGGTGGCGAACTCGACCCGGACCGGCGAGTGTATCTGGTGCGCGAGAATGTCGCCCATAGCTGGCCCGAAGTCTACTTCCCCGGGTATGGCTGGCAACGCTTCGAGCCGACGCCGGCGCCCTACGCCAGTGTGCCGGTGCGTCCGGCGTTCCCGCCGGCTGATGAAGCAGAGCGACCGGGAGTAACGAGCGGGTTGGGGAGCGCACTGAGCGACCCGGAAGCCATGCTACGCGAGATGATCGAGCGCAACACTGGTCCTGCGATTGGCGACGAGAGCGCGCTACAACGCGAGATCGAAGCGCGCCGCGCGCAGGAACGGTTGCGCCTGACGGCAATCGTTGGCGGGACGCTAACGCTTATCCTGGCGCTGGTCGGCGTTTTGCTGCTCTGGTTGCGCTGGGATGTGCGCGGCCTTTCACCTGCCGCCGCCGCCTATGCGCGCCTGACGCGCCTGGCGGGATGGGCGGGGATCACTGCACCGTCTGATGCGACTCCGTATGAATATGCGGCGCTGATCCGGGAACGTATTCCTCACCAGGCATATGTCATTGATCGCATCGTTGGCGATTTTGTCGCCGAGCGGTACCATTTTGCCCACAAAGCGTCCGCCCCATTGCCGGCTGAAGACTGGCGCGCGCTGCGACGCGCGTTGCTGGCTCTGCTCATCGGGCGAGTCGGCGCAGCGATCCGCCCTTCGGCAATAAGTGCGCCATCGCGGACTCGACGCCGGATGCCGCCTGCGCAGCAGCGCTCCTTGCGTCGCCTTCAGTAA
- a CDS encoding TatD family hydrolase, translating into MNDTLHLIDTHAHLGAAQFDADRTAVLERARATGVARIVEIGYDLATSRAAVALASQHEPIYAVVGVQPNHVADLPGDWLEQVRVLAQQPKVIAIGEIGFDYYWNAAPADVQEACFRAQLDLARDLRLPVVIHSRDAHADTIRVLREAAHGLSGIMHSFSGDWAYARACLDIGFYLSFSGPVTFPKAVALHDIARRAPLDRILIETDSPYLAPHPFRGKRNEPAYVRLIAERVATLRSLSLDDLAKAVWRNAEAVFGL; encoded by the coding sequence GTGAATGATACCCTGCATTTGATCGATACCCACGCTCATCTCGGCGCTGCTCAGTTCGACGCAGATCGCACTGCTGTCCTGGAACGCGCCAGAGCGACGGGAGTGGCGCGTATCGTCGAAATCGGCTACGACCTGGCGACATCGCGTGCTGCGGTGGCGCTGGCATCGCAGCACGAACCGATATACGCCGTCGTTGGCGTACAACCCAATCACGTCGCCGATCTGCCTGGCGACTGGCTTGAGCAGGTGCGTGTCCTGGCGCAGCAGCCAAAGGTGATCGCCATCGGCGAGATCGGTTTCGATTACTACTGGAATGCGGCCCCTGCCGATGTGCAAGAGGCGTGTTTCCGCGCGCAACTCGACCTGGCGCGCGACCTGCGGTTGCCGGTTGTTATCCATAGCAGGGATGCGCATGCTGATACCATCCGCGTGTTGCGCGAGGCGGCTCATGGTCTTTCCGGCATTATGCACTCGTTCTCGGGCGACTGGGCATATGCGCGCGCCTGTCTGGACATCGGGTTCTATCTGTCGTTCAGTGGTCCGGTCACCTTTCCGAAAGCCGTTGCGCTGCACGATATTGCGCGACGCGCTCCGCTCGACCGTATTTTGATCGAAACCGACAGCCCATATCTGGCGCCGCATCCCTTTCGCGGCAAACGGAACGAACCTGCATATGTTCGCCTGATTGCTGAACGGGTCGCTACTTTGCGAAGCCTGTCGCTTGATGATCTGGCAAAGGCGGTGTGGCGGAATGCAGAGGCGGTTTTCGGGCTATGA
- a CDS encoding sensor histidine kinase has product MPDQTRIMVVEDDPTIAGLIEFVLRGAGYRTLLTATATEALACIETGDIDLVILDWMLPDIPGVQICLALKERSGRGFLPILMLTAKGEVSDRITALDSGADDYLAKPFYIEELLARVRALLRIRAAESERDAAMAALAAQNDALRAANDQLRAMQAQLVQSSKLAALGEIVAGVAHELNNPLAIILGNAELLSPQRTPDDQRSVEQIIESAKRARRVVQSLATFARRGPIIKEWTAPTDLVERVIDLKRAALHAAGIALEVVCQPDLPMLWIDVPQMQQALLNLLINAEQALSGAPAPWMRLSVSRGPAEPPPLLPARAVENHGSFVRFDVADNGPGIPAHIIERLFEPFVTTRPPGKGSGLGLAIAYGIVTQHSGQVLVASQPNQGTTVRIALPVDPPEGMTWQE; this is encoded by the coding sequence ATGCCAGACCAGACACGCATCATGGTCGTCGAAGACGATCCAACAATCGCCGGACTGATCGAATTTGTGCTTCGAGGGGCCGGTTACCGGACATTGCTTACGGCCACCGCCACCGAAGCGCTCGCCTGTATCGAAACCGGCGACATCGACCTGGTGATTCTGGATTGGATGCTGCCGGATATTCCGGGGGTTCAGATTTGCCTGGCTTTGAAGGAGCGTTCTGGCCGAGGCTTTTTGCCGATACTCATGCTCACCGCCAAAGGCGAAGTGTCAGACCGGATCACAGCGCTCGACTCGGGCGCCGATGATTATTTGGCCAAGCCGTTTTATATCGAGGAACTGCTGGCGCGGGTTCGAGCGCTGCTCCGCATCCGCGCCGCCGAAAGCGAACGCGATGCGGCGATGGCGGCGCTCGCAGCCCAAAATGACGCGCTGCGAGCCGCAAACGACCAGTTACGCGCCATGCAGGCGCAACTGGTCCAGAGTTCGAAGCTTGCCGCCCTGGGAGAAATTGTGGCCGGCGTGGCGCACGAATTGAACAATCCCCTCGCCATCATTCTGGGCAATGCTGAACTCCTTTCGCCGCAGCGCACTCCCGACGATCAGCGATCCGTCGAACAGATTATCGAAAGCGCCAAACGCGCCCGTCGTGTGGTGCAGAGCCTGGCAACCTTCGCCCGCCGCGGTCCGATCATCAAAGAATGGACGGCGCCAACCGATCTGGTCGAACGAGTGATCGACCTCAAACGCGCAGCGCTTCACGCTGCCGGAATCGCTCTTGAAGTCGTCTGCCAGCCCGATTTGCCGATGCTGTGGATCGATGTGCCGCAAATGCAACAGGCGCTGCTCAATCTGCTGATCAACGCTGAACAGGCATTGTCCGGCGCTCCTGCCCCCTGGATGCGGCTCAGCGTCTCGCGAGGTCCTGCCGAACCGCCGCCACTGCTGCCGGCGCGCGCAGTCGAGAATCACGGTTCATTCGTGCGCTTTGATGTGGCGGATAATGGTCCTGGCATCCCGGCGCATATCATTGAGCGACTGTTCGAGCCATTCGTCACCACCCGTCCGCCGGGCAAAGGGTCGGGATTGGGACTTGCCATCGCATATGGCATTGTCACTCAACACAGTGGTCAGGTGCTCGTCGCCAGTCAACCGAATCAGGGAACAACCGTGCGCATTGCATTGCCGGTCGATCCACCAGAAGGCATGACCTGGCAGGAGTAA
- a CDS encoding uracil-DNA glycosylase gives MVTLLHQQNCRSCPALVASRRRIVHGYGDTASGIVFIGEAPGRHGADQTGIPFWGDRSGRMLRRILVQVGLASDETAGATLRCFITNVVRCCPPGNRTPTPAEVRACRTWLWMELDMIKPRLIIPVGRIALQEVGMRYLKHDPGAIRSVHATVLRSRHVTILPLIHPARISRADVQAFITAVQPLIDERNEP, from the coding sequence ATGGTGACGCTGCTGCATCAGCAAAATTGTCGATCCTGCCCGGCGCTTGTCGCCAGCCGGCGGCGAATTGTGCATGGCTATGGCGACACAGCAAGCGGCATCGTGTTCATCGGCGAGGCGCCCGGTCGTCACGGCGCCGATCAGACCGGCATACCGTTCTGGGGCGACCGGTCAGGACGGATGCTGCGCCGGATTCTGGTGCAGGTCGGGCTTGCAAGCGACGAGACCGCCGGCGCGACGCTGCGCTGTTTTATCACTAACGTGGTACGCTGCTGCCCACCGGGCAACCGCACGCCGACGCCTGCCGAGGTGCGCGCCTGTCGCACCTGGCTGTGGATGGAACTTGACATGATCAAGCCACGACTGATCATCCCGGTTGGGCGCATTGCCCTGCAAGAAGTCGGGATGCGCTATCTGAAACACGATCCCGGCGCCATCCGCAGCGTGCATGCAACCGTACTCCGCAGCAGACATGTCACCATCCTTCCGCTGATCCACCCGGCACGCATCAGCCGTGCCGATGTGCAGGCGTTCATAACGGCAGTGCAGCCGCTCATTGACGAGAGGAACGAGCCATGA
- a CDS encoding acyl-CoA dehydrogenase family protein, whose translation MNFDLTPEQQRIRAEVRRFAEQEIAPRARHTDETGEFPAETFRKMAELGLMGLPFPEEYGGAGADSVSTAIAIEEIARACGSTALIYSAHLGLGCAPIAMFGTEEQKRRFLQPAAEGQHLGAFALTEPHAGSDAGATRTTARLENGEWVINGAKMWITSASIAGHLIVTAVTDPGERHAISAIIVPAGTPGLSFGKPEPKMGLRGSITNAVTFENVRVPEANLLGRRGRGLQQFLAVLDGGRIGIGAMAIGLAQAAFEVASAYARERTAFGKLIGAYESVSNMIADMAVGLEAARLLVYQAAWLKDQGRQYSREAAIAKLYASEVGEKICRDAIQVLGGYGYSSEYPLERIYRDQRLLTIGEGTSEILRVVIGRQILGEFVGR comes from the coding sequence ATGAACTTTGACCTGACCCCCGAACAGCAGCGCATTCGCGCAGAAGTGCGACGTTTCGCCGAGCAGGAAATTGCGCCCCGCGCCCGTCATACCGATGAAACGGGCGAGTTTCCTGCCGAAACGTTTCGCAAAATGGCGGAACTGGGTCTCATGGGATTGCCATTCCCCGAAGAGTATGGCGGCGCAGGCGCCGACAGCGTTTCAACCGCGATCGCTATCGAAGAAATCGCGCGCGCATGCGGTTCGACGGCGCTGATCTACTCGGCGCACCTGGGGCTGGGGTGCGCACCAATCGCCATGTTCGGCACTGAAGAGCAAAAACGACGCTTCCTGCAACCCGCAGCAGAAGGGCAACATCTGGGCGCATTCGCGTTGACCGAGCCGCACGCCGGTTCCGACGCCGGCGCTACGCGCACGACTGCCCGCCTCGAGAATGGAGAATGGGTCATCAATGGCGCAAAGATGTGGATCACCAGCGCCTCGATTGCCGGGCATCTCATTGTCACGGCTGTTACCGATCCAGGGGAACGGCATGCGATCAGCGCCATTATCGTCCCTGCCGGAACGCCGGGGCTGAGTTTTGGCAAGCCGGAACCCAAAATGGGACTGCGCGGTTCGATCACCAACGCGGTGACGTTCGAGAATGTCCGGGTTCCTGAAGCGAATCTGTTGGGTCGCCGCGGACGCGGGCTACAACAGTTTCTTGCCGTGCTCGACGGCGGGCGGATTGGCATCGGCGCCATGGCGATTGGTCTGGCGCAGGCGGCTTTCGAAGTCGCTTCTGCATATGCGCGCGAGCGCACCGCCTTCGGCAAACTGATCGGCGCGTATGAGTCGGTCTCAAACATGATCGCCGATATGGCCGTCGGGTTAGAAGCGGCGCGGTTGCTGGTCTACCAGGCGGCATGGCTGAAAGACCAGGGGCGCCAGTACAGCCGCGAGGCGGCAATCGCCAAACTGTACGCTTCGGAAGTCGGTGAGAAGATCTGTCGCGACGCGATCCAGGTGCTTGGCGGATATGGCTACAGCAGCGAGTATCCGCTCGAACGCATCTATCGTGATCAACGCCTGCTCACCATTGGCGAGGGCACTTCCGAAATCCTGCGTGTGGTCATCGGGCGACAGATCCTCGGCGAGTTCGTCGGACGGTGA
- a CDS encoding DUF429 domain-containing protein, protein MDTLPVLVAHADWGSSAARRRLAYALCQPDGTFLAVAPGPAGDPQTLLARLRALAPNGAILFGVDFPLGLPLRYAAVAGITDFAAILPEFGSGQWAQFYNVADHPDAISIVRPFYPQRPGGARQAHLVRALGMASIDDLRRRCDRAAAARRAAAPIFWTLGAQQVGKATIVGWRDMLGAARRAYAPDDAAFPWLWPFEGRLNDLIAAGCLVVAEVYPAECYHHLGIMLRGSKRARATRVAAGAALLAWADAAGVALELALRRAIDEGFGAAPGSDDDFDTTVGLFGALNVVLGRRAPGEPDDLVVRSVEGWILGQRGERGE, encoded by the coding sequence ATGGATACGCTTCCTGTTCTGGTGGCGCACGCCGATTGGGGATCGAGTGCGGCGCGAAGACGTCTGGCATACGCCTTGTGCCAGCCCGATGGAACATTCCTTGCGGTTGCGCCGGGTCCGGCGGGTGATCCGCAAACCCTCCTTGCGCGTTTGCGCGCCCTTGCGCCCAATGGCGCTATCCTGTTCGGCGTCGATTTTCCGCTCGGTCTTCCGCTGCGCTATGCGGCAGTCGCCGGGATCACGGACTTTGCCGCGATTCTGCCGGAGTTTGGTTCAGGGCAATGGGCGCAGTTCTACAACGTTGCCGATCATCCAGACGCCATCAGCATTGTTCGCCCATTCTACCCGCAGCGACCGGGCGGAGCACGGCAGGCGCATCTGGTGCGGGCGTTGGGCATGGCAAGCATTGATGATCTGCGTCGTCGGTGCGACCGGGCTGCTGCCGCGCGGCGCGCCGCCGCGCCGATCTTCTGGACCCTCGGCGCGCAACAGGTGGGCAAGGCGACAATCGTCGGTTGGCGCGATATGTTGGGGGCGGCGCGCCGCGCGTATGCCCCGGACGATGCGGCGTTTCCCTGGCTCTGGCCCTTCGAGGGTCGCCTGAACGACCTGATTGCTGCGGGGTGTCTGGTCGTCGCCGAGGTGTACCCTGCCGAGTGCTACCATCATTTGGGGATCATGCTGCGCGGCAGCAAACGCGCTCGGGCAACCCGCGTTGCAGCAGGAGCGGCGCTGCTGGCATGGGCGGACGCGGCAGGGGTTGCGCTCGAACTCGCCCTGAGGCGTGCCATTGATGAGGGATTTGGTGCGGCGCCCGGCAGCGACGACGATTTCGACACGACGGTGGGGCTGTTCGGCGCGCTCAACGTCGTTCTGGGTCGCCGCGCTCCCGGTGAACCCGATGACCTGGTCGTTCGCAGCGTCGAAGGATGGATCCTGGGGCAGAGAGGAGAGCGTGGGGAGTAG